In Pigmentibacter ruber, a genomic segment contains:
- a CDS encoding OmpP1/FadL family transporter — protein MADWQHHNSFLIGERAAGMGGAYTAISNDPSGIYYNPGGVAFTKNTEISLSTVGYFIEDIKVDSIYGFSDYQYEIKNSDIISGFFGFTNKFTLFDEEFFWGVAIYVPDHTNIITSLNFNSPSYINNISIKRYIVNSRETGNESNYQISLSKLIREDLGAGIALGVFNIQHNEINTNNLLYNYADNSNLYYEDDNINVSSYYIRGINLNLGLLYKLTEYLSIGFAANFKFPIFQNSSEQTLDSLYVLNPDGTPYTGGAYTFNGLYSDRLSSDTNNTVVKIMPIRFSLGIAYNVTKNIIFSFDTSYITGTSSRIDKLSLKPVFNYALGSEFKILDQFSIRLGLFTNNYAGSSFASEQIINADFIGLSTGLAYTNENKTTYSLTSVYQRTSSAQYYNTNLAAQGRYPSVSWYSVAILAGVSSSL, from the coding sequence ATGGCAGATTGGCAACATCATAATTCATTTTTAATAGGAGAAAGAGCCGCTGGAATGGGTGGTGCTTATACAGCAATTTCAAATGATCCTTCTGGAATTTACTATAATCCAGGAGGTGTCGCATTTACAAAAAATACTGAAATTAGCTTATCAACAGTAGGTTATTTTATTGAAGATATTAAAGTAGATTCTATTTATGGATTTTCCGACTACCAATATGAAATAAAAAACTCTGACATTATTAGTGGATTTTTTGGTTTTACGAACAAATTTACTTTATTTGACGAAGAATTTTTTTGGGGAGTAGCCATCTATGTCCCCGATCATACTAATATTATTACTAGCCTTAATTTTAATTCACCGAGTTATATTAATAATATTTCTATTAAAAGATATATAGTTAATAGCAGAGAAACAGGAAATGAATCTAATTATCAAATCTCCCTTTCTAAATTAATTCGCGAAGACCTAGGTGCAGGAATTGCTCTAGGGGTCTTTAATATTCAACATAATGAAATTAATACAAATAATTTATTATATAATTATGCAGATAATTCAAATTTATATTATGAAGATGATAATATTAATGTTAGCAGTTACTATATTAGAGGAATAAACCTTAATCTTGGTCTTTTATATAAATTAACTGAATATTTATCTATTGGTTTTGCAGCTAACTTTAAATTCCCAATTTTCCAAAATTCTTCGGAGCAGACATTAGATAGTTTATATGTCCTCAATCCAGATGGCACTCCTTATACGGGAGGAGCATATACTTTTAATGGTCTTTATTCAGATAGATTATCTAGTGATACAAATAATACAGTTGTTAAAATAATGCCAATTCGCTTTTCTTTAGGAATAGCATATAATGTAACAAAAAATATAATATTTTCTTTTGATACAAGTTATATTACGGGTACAAGTTCAAGAATTGATAAACTCAGTTTAAAACCTGTTTTTAATTATGCTTTAGGAAGTGAATTCAAAATATTAGATCAATTTTCAATTCGCCTAGGGTTATTTACAAATAATTACGCTGGTTCTAGTTTTGCATCTGAACAAATTATCAACGCAGATTTTATTGGATTATCTACTGGATTAGCTTATACAAATGAAAACAAAACAACTTACAGTTTAACTTCAGTATATCAAAGAACATCTTCTGCGCAATATTATAATACTAATTTAGCTGCACAAGGAAGATATCCTAGTGTTTCTTGGTACTCAGTAGCTATACTTGCTGGTGTTTCAAGTTCTCTTTAA
- a CDS encoding GNAT family N-acetyltransferase, with protein MNKLNAKMENVIKNKIFFIPSKLKDCYTFDCEQYFICKSPFNTSMFNIDWLKEIKLENVEQELAKIINIFKPLPFALWTGPNTIPHIPDQILYNLGFQKEANEVGMYFDLNNLKKSRYYSNSLSIIEVKNRNDMQKFISVLEEYDPFVREYYLNITNELDINSQPFHYFCLMINDEPACIASLFFYNNFCGIFDVLTKIKFQKNGYAFSLMQYLLAFAKNFGSSHVCLTASSVAAVSLYTKLGFKNLGNYECYEFNNA; from the coding sequence ATGAATAAATTAAATGCTAAAATGGAAAATGTAATTAAAAATAAAATATTTTTTATCCCAAGCAAACTAAAAGATTGTTATACATTTGACTGTGAACAATATTTTATTTGTAAATCACCATTTAATACTTCTATGTTTAATATTGATTGGCTGAAAGAAATTAAATTAGAAAATGTTGAACAAGAACTTGCAAAAATTATAAATATTTTTAAGCCACTTCCTTTTGCACTATGGACAGGGCCGAACACAATTCCACATATTCCTGATCAAATTCTTTATAATTTAGGATTTCAAAAAGAAGCCAATGAAGTAGGAATGTATTTTGACCTTAATAACTTAAAAAAAAGTAGATATTATTCTAACTCATTAAGTATTATAGAAGTAAAAAATAGAAACGATATGCAAAAATTTATTAGTGTATTGGAGGAATATGATCCTTTTGTTAGAGAATATTATTTAAATATAACGAATGAATTAGATATAAATTCACAACCCTTTCACTATTTTTGCTTGATGATCAATGATGAACCTGCTTGCATAGCTTCACTATTTTTCTATAATAATTTCTGTGGTATTTTTGATGTATTGACTAAGATAAAATTTCAAAAAAATGGTTATGCTTTTTCTTTAATGCAATATTTATTGGCTTTTGCAAAAAATTTTGGTTCATCACACGTCTGCTTAACAGCATCATCAGTAGCAGCAGTATCTCTTTACACAAAATTAGGTTTTAAAAATCTTGGGAACTATGAATGCTATGAATTTAATAACGCATAG
- a CDS encoding phosphocholine-specific phospholipase C — protein sequence MNLKSRREFLKLTTQTSVSMAGLSLLPNSILNALASPVPKRTGTIKDVEHIVIFMQENRSFDHYFGTLRGVRGFGDPRAITLPTGCPVWYQPNADQQTHTLPFAFNSKETNSQWLDNLDHSWKESQKIWQQHDCWIEKKSPYTMGYFSRTDIPFYYALADAFTIGDAYYSSIFGPTDPNRLFLFTGTSGLSVNAEGEHVVHNKDDGNETANMDLDKVPYASYTWTTYAERLQAAGISWKVYQEYDNYGDNALAYFKNFRNLDKNSELYNKARTWVKGSNSENASNSNAQYLVDAFAADIANGTLPQVSWIVAPTRFCEHPIWPPGYGESLTSRLLEVLANHKETWERTAFIINYDENDGFFDHMPPYTLPINSRSGISTITNKGEIYNGEPLGLGIRVPLLIISPWTKGGWVCSEVFDHTSIIRFLEKRFDVFEPNISPWRRALCGDLTSMFNFKTPDISWPKNIPNTNNLIEKIDEMKKLNSPSIPKKQQLPIQEKGVRPARSLPYKLLVNAKIDYKKMNINIIFSNLGKNSAGFFVYNMLKKCSPKNYTLGVAKSIIDTWDEKDFSNSIYDFNIHGPNGFFRKFKGLIKQVEEKDFSVPEVYLNYLGNELLFILRNTGNKACTFYIIDNSYGNNPIIIKVPAQNIIKKRIDLLFSYNWYDFSVTVNNDNYFLRQFSGHIENGLPSISDPAMS from the coding sequence ATGAATTTAAAATCTAGACGTGAATTTCTTAAATTAACAACTCAAACATCAGTAAGCATGGCAGGTTTATCCCTGTTACCTAACAGCATTCTTAATGCATTAGCTTCTCCAGTACCAAAGCGTACTGGAACAATTAAAGATGTTGAACATATTGTTATTTTCATGCAAGAAAACAGATCATTTGATCATTATTTTGGTACCTTAAGAGGGGTTAGAGGTTTTGGAGACCCCCGAGCTATAACACTTCCCACAGGATGTCCTGTCTGGTACCAACCAAATGCCGATCAGCAAACACATACTCTCCCTTTTGCATTCAATTCTAAAGAAACAAACTCACAATGGTTAGACAATTTAGATCACTCTTGGAAAGAATCGCAAAAAATATGGCAACAGCATGATTGTTGGATTGAGAAAAAAAGCCCATATACAATGGGGTATTTTTCTAGAACTGATATCCCATTTTATTACGCTCTCGCAGATGCATTTACAATTGGCGATGCTTATTACTCCTCAATATTTGGTCCCACAGACCCCAATCGACTTTTTTTATTTACTGGAACAAGTGGATTATCAGTAAATGCAGAAGGAGAACATGTTGTACATAATAAAGATGATGGAAATGAAACTGCAAATATGGATTTAGATAAAGTACCATATGCAAGTTACACATGGACAACATACGCAGAAAGGTTACAAGCTGCAGGAATTTCTTGGAAAGTATATCAAGAATACGATAATTATGGAGATAATGCCCTTGCTTATTTCAAAAATTTTAGAAATCTAGATAAAAACTCAGAACTATATAATAAAGCAAGAACATGGGTTAAAGGCTCAAATTCTGAAAATGCTTCTAATTCTAATGCGCAATATTTAGTTGATGCATTTGCCGCAGATATTGCAAATGGAACTTTGCCACAAGTTTCTTGGATAGTTGCACCAACACGATTTTGTGAACATCCAATTTGGCCTCCTGGATATGGTGAATCATTAACATCGAGGCTGCTAGAAGTTCTTGCAAATCATAAAGAAACATGGGAGCGCACTGCTTTTATAATTAATTATGATGAAAATGATGGATTTTTTGATCATATGCCTCCTTATACATTACCAATAAATTCTAGATCAGGAATAAGTACTATTACTAACAAAGGAGAAATTTATAATGGTGAGCCCTTAGGCTTGGGTATTCGTGTTCCTTTGCTTATTATTTCACCATGGACTAAAGGTGGATGGGTTTGTTCAGAAGTATTCGATCATACTTCTATTATTAGGTTTCTAGAAAAAAGATTTGATGTTTTTGAACCTAATATTTCACCTTGGCGGAGAGCTTTGTGTGGAGATTTAACTTCAATGTTTAATTTTAAAACACCTGACATTTCATGGCCCAAAAATATTCCAAATACTAATAATTTAATTGAAAAAATAGATGAAATGAAAAAGCTTAATTCTCCGAGTATTCCTAAAAAACAGCAATTGCCAATTCAGGAAAAAGGAGTGCGTCCAGCAAGATCGCTACCTTATAAATTACTCGTCAATGCCAAAATTGATTATAAGAAAATGAATATTAACATTATATTTTCAAATTTAGGAAAAAATTCGGCTGGTTTTTTTGTATATAATATGCTGAAGAAGTGTAGTCCTAAGAATTATACTCTTGGAGTTGCAAAATCAATAATTGATACTTGGGATGAAAAAGACTTCTCAAATTCAATATATGACTTTAATATCCATGGGCCAAATGGTTTTTTTAGGAAGTTTAAAGGATTGATTAAACAAGTTGAAGAAAAAGATTTCTCAGTCCCTGAAGTTTATCTAAACTATTTAGGAAATGAATTGCTATTCATTTTAAGAAATACAGGTAATAAAGCATGCACTTTTTATATAATTGACAATTCCTATGGGAATAACCCAATCATTATAAAAGTACCAGCGCAAAATATTATTAAAAAAAGAATTGACCTTTTGTTTAGTTATAATTGGTATGATTTTTCTGTTACTGTAAACAATGATAACTACTTTCTTAGACAATTTTCTGGCCACATCGAAAATGGTTTACCAAGCATTAGCGATCCTGCGATGAGTTAA
- the torT gene encoding TMAO reductase system periplasmic protein TorT, which yields MKIVKIVISIIFIIYYLQSSALELNNFPLKLTNDKNQISTIFYKRQEPLEDKTKICVLLPNVLDKYWWAVNYGISDESSHLNIEADIFDAGGYDNLAKQKEQFKYCINQKYDVIILSAINSTKLNDDITLAKNEEIPVIDLINGVDSNDIAARASLSFYEMGAITAKYLLAELKTKPRKKLKIAWFPGPKDATWVIEADKGFMETLKEYHKNIINAGFGATDKEAQADLVRNFLLKNPDTNYLVGNAVAADIAAKYFKINKKKTKVLSFYMTESIYEHIISNDILAAASDFPTVQARISINLVKEIIDNKAKFMQISPFPNMIDKANIMQIDKSMILPPDDYHYKIKDLK from the coding sequence ATGAAAATTGTTAAAATAGTTATATCTATTATATTTATAATCTATTACTTACAAAGTTCAGCATTAGAGTTAAATAACTTTCCATTAAAATTAACAAACGACAAAAATCAAATATCTACTATATTTTATAAAAGACAAGAACCTTTAGAGGACAAAACGAAAATCTGTGTTCTTTTGCCTAACGTTCTAGATAAATACTGGTGGGCTGTAAACTACGGCATTTCCGATGAGTCATCTCATTTAAATATTGAAGCTGATATTTTTGACGCTGGAGGATATGATAATTTAGCTAAACAAAAAGAACAATTTAAATATTGTATTAATCAAAAGTATGATGTTATTATTTTATCTGCAATAAATTCTACCAAATTGAATGACGATATTACCCTTGCAAAAAATGAAGAGATCCCAGTTATTGATCTAATTAACGGCGTTGATTCTAATGATATAGCAGCTAGAGCTTCTCTCAGCTTTTATGAGATGGGGGCAATAACAGCCAAGTATTTACTCGCTGAATTAAAAACAAAACCGAGAAAAAAGTTAAAAATAGCTTGGTTTCCTGGTCCTAAAGATGCGACATGGGTGATTGAAGCAGATAAAGGATTTATGGAAACATTAAAAGAATATCATAAAAATATTATCAATGCCGGTTTTGGTGCCACTGATAAAGAAGCACAGGCCGATTTAGTGAGAAATTTTCTGCTAAAAAATCCTGATACAAATTATTTAGTAGGAAATGCTGTAGCTGCAGATATTGCTGCAAAATATTTTAAAATTAATAAGAAAAAAACTAAAGTTCTTTCTTTTTATATGACAGAAAGTATTTATGAACATATTATTTCGAATGATATCCTCGCAGCTGCTTCTGATTTTCCAACAGTTCAAGCAAGAATCTCGATTAATTTGGTTAAAGAAATTATTGACAATAAAGCAAAATTTATGCAGATTAGTCCCTTTCCTAATATGATAGATAAAGCAAATATCATGCAAATAGATAAAAGTATGATATTACCTCCAGATGATTATCACTATAAAATTAAAGATTTGAAGTAA
- a CDS encoding neprosin family prolyl endopeptidase — translation MQKNIRIFIIVWNIFSFTPIFADSIDFEVLDNQNSIATSIANYTNQLTAQNGRSSKVIERQQKIVSYYNRVHILKTFKNKDFTVDCIPFIEQPSLIDNPELGQKLLIEFNNINSRNSLQKSGHLFAFNAAEQCPENSVGIIRPTDVIVNSESSLKIALTENNLLELNSNSDSTAGYSWQVGVTPENKIIYLNQDHGEAYFKGPQSQAVASDNQDDHSLDQFWLLYTGENKTRYSVEFGILASKYFTTLPATSIFIYASVDNYSDKSCYNLGCSGFIQFPSTPVLGVPLTNKGADYIFKVKHVKNKQEQSGFYLTLEAKEPTVSLFNKHSVTLGFYPESIYPKGMLPNTFSAGAEVYATAPENGTVLYGNYVWPVDGYYRKKQIGMFSQNKNIFPFYSRHELIPLGLVWKFGQKE, via the coding sequence ATGCAAAAAAATATTAGAATATTTATTATTGTGTGGAACATTTTTTCATTTACCCCAATATTTGCTGATTCAATAGATTTTGAAGTGCTTGATAATCAAAATTCTATAGCAACAAGTATTGCAAACTATACTAATCAATTAACAGCTCAAAATGGGAGATCAAGTAAAGTAATTGAAAGGCAACAAAAAATTGTTAGTTACTATAATAGAGTGCATATATTAAAAACGTTTAAAAATAAAGACTTTACTGTAGATTGTATACCTTTTATTGAACAACCTTCATTAATTGATAATCCTGAATTAGGTCAAAAACTCTTAATCGAATTTAATAATATTAATTCAAGAAATTCTTTGCAGAAATCTGGTCATTTATTTGCTTTCAATGCAGCAGAGCAATGTCCGGAAAATAGTGTAGGGATAATCCGTCCTACAGATGTAATAGTGAACTCTGAAAGTAGTTTGAAAATAGCATTAACTGAAAATAATTTGCTTGAATTGAATTCTAATTCTGACAGTACAGCAGGATACTCTTGGCAAGTAGGTGTTACTCCAGAAAATAAAATTATTTATTTAAATCAAGATCACGGTGAAGCTTATTTCAAAGGGCCTCAGTCACAAGCTGTAGCTTCAGATAATCAAGACGATCATTCTTTAGATCAATTTTGGTTACTCTATACTGGAGAAAATAAAACTAGATACAGTGTTGAATTTGGTATTTTAGCTAGTAAATATTTTACAACTTTACCGGCAACTAGTATCTTTATTTATGCTAGTGTTGATAATTATTCCGATAAATCTTGCTATAATTTAGGTTGCTCAGGTTTTATTCAGTTTCCTTCAACACCTGTCTTGGGTGTTCCTTTGACAAATAAAGGAGCCGATTACATATTTAAAGTGAAACATGTTAAAAATAAGCAAGAGCAATCAGGATTTTATTTAACTTTAGAAGCAAAAGAACCAACTGTTTCTTTATTCAATAAGCATAGTGTTACACTTGGATTCTATCCAGAAAGTATTTATCCCAAAGGTATGTTACCAAATACTTTTAGTGCTGGGGCAGAAGTATATGCCACAGCTCCAGAAAATGGGACAGTTCTATATGGAAACTATGTTTGGCCAGTTGATGGCTATTATAGAAAAAAACAAATAGGTATGTTTTCACAGAACAAAAATATTTTCCCATTCTATTCAAGGCATGAATTAATACCTTTAGGTCTTGTTTGGAAATTTGGACAAAAAGAGTAA
- a CDS encoding YceI family protein — MRLKLTLSVLSTSILFPFSSYALAAKYELDPVHTKVEFGVRHLGINTVKGEFKKFSGTIEYDAKNPQNTKVKAEIDASSIDTGNEKRDEHVKSADFLDVAKFGKITFVSKSAKINGKNGLKVTGDLTIHGVTKSVVLDVTDIAGPGLSPLDKKQHLGGSASVKIVRQDYDIKWNGGGMTGIAGEAAVGNDVKIQIDLDSIEVPSAK; from the coding sequence ATGCGCCTAAAACTAACTTTATCTGTTCTATCAACTTCTATTTTGTTTCCTTTTTCGTCCTATGCATTAGCAGCAAAGTATGAATTGGATCCTGTACATACAAAAGTAGAATTCGGTGTACGTCATCTAGGCATTAATACTGTTAAAGGTGAATTTAAGAAATTTTCAGGTACTATTGAATATGATGCGAAAAATCCACAAAACACAAAAGTAAAGGCTGAAATTGATGCTAGTTCTATAGACACTGGCAATGAAAAAAGAGATGAACATGTAAAATCTGCAGACTTTTTAGATGTGGCAAAATTTGGAAAAATTACTTTTGTTTCAAAAAGTGCAAAAATAAATGGAAAAAATGGCTTAAAAGTAACTGGAGATCTCACAATTCATGGAGTAACAAAATCTGTTGTTCTTGATGTTACAGATATTGCAGGACCTGGTTTAAGCCCTTTAGATAAAAAGCAACATCTTGGCGGTTCTGCTTCAGTAAAAATAGTTCGTCAGGACTATGATATAAAATGGAATGGTGGTGGTATGACTGGAATTGCTGGTGAAGCTGCTGTAGGTAATGATGTAAAAATTCAAATTGATCTTGACTCAATCGAAGTCCCATCTGCAAAATAG
- a CDS encoding metallophosphoesterase family protein, which translates to MDNVSDPTSSSGKVQIKWIKNELSKLNPKEPLVVFTHRPLFDLIPAWDWATKDGSKVISLLEKFENVHVFYGYINQINYKNDGKIKHHASNSLIF; encoded by the coding sequence ATGGATAATGTTTCAGATCCAACCTCTTCTAGTGGGAAGGTACAAATTAAATGGATCAAAAATGAACTTAGTAAATTAAATCCAAAAGAACCACTTGTCGTGTTCACGCATAGACCTTTATTCGATTTAATTCCTGCTTGGGATTGGGCGACTAAAGATGGAAGTAAAGTAATTTCTTTGTTAGAAAAATTTGAAAATGTTCATGTATTTTATGGGTATATTAATCAAATAAATTACAAAAATGATGGTAAAATTAAACATCATGCTTCAAATTCTTTAATATTTTAA